A genomic region of Trypanosoma brucei brucei TREU927 chromosome 3, complete sequence contains the following coding sequences:
- a CDS encoding inosine-adenosine-guanosine-nucleoside hydrolase (identical to GP:2645495: inosine-adenosine-guanosine-nucleoside hydrolase; IAG-nucleoside hydrolase {Trypanosoma brucei brucei}), whose amino-acid sequence MAKTVILDHDGNKDDFVAMILLLSNPKKVNLIGCICTDADCFVENGFDVTGKIMCAMHRLIKTPLFPIGKSTATAVNAFPTEWRFSAKNLDDMPFLNIVEDVALWEKLKPENEAHNGQQLLADLVMKSKEKVTVCVTGPLSNMAWCIEKYGEAFTSKVEECVIMGGAVDVGGNVFLPTTDGSAEWNIYWDPPAAKKVLCCPNIRCVLFSLDATNTVPVRSVDVKGFGAQNQYLLSQMVGTMWAMSTHEEILRDGDAYYAWDALTAAYILEPTIATLEPVALDVDVSKGKSEGRTPRASGEGKPCVHVARNPSKQMFHDLVFASTRVC is encoded by the coding sequence atggcgAAAACAGTGATCCTCGACCATGATGGTAACAAGGATGACTTCGTGGCCATGATTCTGTTGCTTTCCAACCCTAAGAAGGTGAACCTAATTGGTTGTATCTGCACTGATGCTGATTGCTTCGTTGAAAACGGATTTGATGTGACGGGAAAGATCATGTGTGCCATGCACAGGCTCATCAAAACGCCCCTCTTTCCTATTGGAAAGTCAACCGCCACTGCGGTGAATGCGTTCCCAACCGAGTGGCGCTTCAGCGCGAAAAACTTGGATGATATGCCATTCCTCAATATTGTCGAGGACGTTGCGCTGTGGGAGAAGCTGAAGCCTGAGAATGAGGCGCACAATGGCCAGCAGCTGCTCGCCGATCTCGTGATGAAGTCAAAGGAGAAGGTAACCGTCTGCGTTACGggaccactttccaacatgGCTTGGTGCATTGAGAAATACGGTGAGGCATTCACATCGAAGGTGGAGGAATGCGTCATCATGGGTGGTGCAGTTGATGTGGGTGGGAatgttttcctccccacCACTGATGGCAGTGCCGAGTGGAACATCTACTGGGACCCACCGGCAGCCAAAAAGGTATTGTGCTGCCCCAACATCCGCTGTGTTCTCTTCTCGCTTGACGCCACCAACACCGTTCCCGTCCGCTCCGTCGACGTAAAGGGTTTTGGTGCGCAAAATCAATACCTCCTTTCGCAGATGGTTGGTACCATGTGGGCCATGTCTACTCATGAGGAAATATTGCGTGATGGTGACGCCTATTACGCCTGGGATGCGCTGACAGCGGCGTATATTTTGGAGCCCACTATTGCCACACTCGAACCGGTTGCTTTGGATGTGGACGTCAGTAAAGGGAAGAGCGAAGGCCGAACTCCACGTGCCAGCGGTGAGGGCAAGCCGTGCGTCCACGTCGCCAGAAATCCCTCGAAGCAGATGTTCCACGACTTAGTGTTCGCTTCCACACGCGTTTGCTGA